A genomic window from Bacillota bacterium includes:
- a CDS encoding iron transporter, with translation MLFHRLTGAYVTISNYPGTTVEIFRGRGTFGGETFEVIDTPGMYSLLPVTGEERVTRALLFAEHPEVIIHVIDAKNLERMLPLTLQLLEAELPVMLVINMIDEAEALGIKIDFAQLEEDLGVPVVATAAGRGQGIELLRRRIAEYIAKHGLRERVV, from the coding sequence ATGCTTTTCCACCGTCTCACCGGAGCCTACGTGACAATTTCGAATTACCCGGGCACAACGGTGGAGATCTTCCGGGGGCGCGGCACTTTTGGAGGGGAGACCTTCGAAGTCATTGACACCCCGGGGATGTACTCCCTCCTTCCGGTAACCGGGGAGGAGCGGGTAACACGTGCCCTTTTATTTGCCGAACACCCCGAAGTGATCATTCATGTAATCGATGCCAAAAACCTGGAAAGAATGCTTCCCCTGACCCTCCAGCTGCTGGAGGCAGAACTGCCGGTAATGCTTGTAATTAACATGATCGATGAAGCTGAAGCGCTGGGAATCAAAATCGATTTCGCCCAACTTGAAGAAGATCTGGGTGTCCCTGTTGTGGCTACTGCAGCTGGCAGGGGGCAGGGGATCGAGCTGCTCCGCAGGAGAATCGCCGAATACATTGCAAAACATGGCTTAAGAGAGAGGGTGGTTTAG
- the mnmG gene encoding tRNA uridine-5-carboxymethylaminomethyl(34) synthesis enzyme MnmG, producing the protein MPEEYAAGNYDVVVVGAGHAGCEAALAAARMGCQVLLLTLNLDYVALMPCNPAVGGPGKAHLVREVDALGGEMGVNTDKTYLQMRMLNTAKGPAVRALRAQVDKKAYQREMLKTLLREPNLDLKQGVAERILVSGDRVLGVVTQTGARYTARAVVLTTGTYLRGRIIIGDVTYPGGPNGQLAPGELAASLRDLGFELVRFKTGTPPRVDRKSVDFSKMVIQPGDDEPLCFSYLSKREKRPQLPCWLTHSNERTHAIVRANLHRAPLFSGIIEGVGPRYCPSFEDKVVRFPERRGHQVFLEPEGWDTDEMYVQGMNTSLPEDVQLAVLRTMPGLENVEIMRVGYAIEYDCLIPAQLEPTLQTKSIKGLFTAGQLNGTSGYEEAAAQGIVAGINAALYVQEKEPLVLKRSEAYIGVLIDDLVTKGIREPYRILTSRAEYRLLLRQDNADLRLTELGRRVGLVSDERYRVFLEKVRLLERERAWLEQTSIRPAPEVQEYLAGKGSAPLKGGVTLKELLKRPELSYRDLILLSGEEKEVPPEIAEQLEIQVRFAGYLEKQEAHVARLEKMENRRLPDDFDYTQMRGLSREARDKLAQVRPRTLGQASRIPGVTPADISVLLVYLEKRRRSGSEKV; encoded by the coding sequence ATGCCTGAAGAATACGCGGCAGGAAATTATGATGTGGTTGTCGTAGGGGCAGGCCACGCCGGTTGCGAAGCGGCTCTGGCTGCCGCAAGGATGGGGTGTCAGGTCCTTTTGCTTACCTTGAATTTGGACTACGTTGCCCTGATGCCCTGCAATCCTGCGGTTGGGGGGCCCGGAAAGGCCCATCTGGTGCGCGAGGTTGATGCTCTGGGCGGGGAGATGGGGGTGAATACCGACAAGACCTACCTCCAGATGCGCATGCTCAATACCGCAAAGGGGCCTGCGGTGCGGGCTTTGCGCGCCCAGGTGGACAAAAAGGCATACCAGCGCGAAATGCTCAAAACCCTGCTCAGGGAGCCGAACCTGGATTTGAAGCAGGGGGTTGCCGAGAGGATCCTGGTGTCAGGCGACCGCGTCCTGGGAGTTGTCACACAGACAGGGGCCCGGTATACAGCCCGCGCGGTTGTGTTGACAACGGGTACGTATCTGAGGGGAAGAATTATCATCGGCGATGTCACGTACCCGGGCGGCCCCAACGGACAACTGGCGCCGGGAGAACTCGCGGCATCGCTGCGGGATCTCGGTTTTGAACTGGTGCGTTTCAAAACAGGAACCCCGCCGCGGGTAGACAGAAAGAGTGTTGATTTTTCTAAAATGGTCATTCAACCCGGGGATGATGAGCCCCTTTGCTTCTCTTATCTCTCGAAAAGGGAGAAGCGCCCCCAGTTGCCCTGCTGGTTGACCCACAGCAACGAACGGACCCACGCGATAGTGCGTGCAAACCTGCACCGGGCACCGCTTTTTTCGGGGATTATTGAGGGGGTTGGGCCGCGTTACTGCCCTTCCTTTGAGGATAAGGTGGTCCGGTTTCCGGAGCGCAGGGGCCACCAGGTCTTTCTCGAGCCGGAAGGGTGGGACACTGATGAGATGTATGTCCAGGGGATGAATACAAGCCTCCCGGAGGATGTCCAGCTTGCGGTTCTGAGGACGATGCCAGGCCTGGAAAATGTTGAAATCATGCGGGTCGGTTATGCCATTGAGTACGACTGCTTGATTCCCGCTCAGCTGGAGCCTACCCTGCAGACCAAAAGCATTAAGGGTCTCTTTACGGCTGGCCAGCTGAATGGAACCTCGGGATATGAGGAGGCGGCTGCCCAGGGAATTGTTGCGGGAATCAACGCCGCCCTTTACGTTCAGGAAAAAGAGCCCCTGGTTTTGAAGCGTTCGGAGGCTTATATCGGCGTCCTGATCGATGACCTTGTCACCAAGGGAATTCGGGAGCCCTACCGGATTTTAACCTCCCGCGCCGAGTACAGGCTGCTCTTGAGGCAGGATAACGCGGACCTGCGCCTCACGGAGCTCGGGCGCAGGGTTGGACTTGTTTCCGATGAACGCTACCGCGTTTTTCTCGAAAAGGTGCGGTTGCTGGAACGGGAGAGGGCCTGGCTGGAGCAGACCAGCATTAGACCTGCGCCGGAGGTGCAGGAGTACCTGGCCGGGAAAGGAAGCGCTCCTCTCAAGGGTGGGGTCACGCTGAAAGAACTCCTGAAGCGGCCAGAGCTGAGCTACCGGGATTTAATTTTATTAAGTGGAGAGGAAAAAGAAGTTCCTCCAGAAATTGCCGAACAACTGGAGATTCAGGTCAGGTTTGCCGGTTATCTGGAGAAGCAGGAGGCCCATGTGGCGCGCCTGGAGAAAATGGAGAACAGGCGGCTGCCGGATGATTTCGATTACACTCAGATGCGGGGTCTTTCCCGCGAGGCAAGGGATAAGTTGGCCCAGGTGAGACCGCGCACGCTGGGACAGGCCTCCCGCATCCCCGGTGTCACCCCGGCAGATATTTCCGTATTGCTGGTTTACCTTGAAAAGCGGCGCCGGAGCGGTTCCGAAAAGGTTTGA
- a CDS encoding magnesium chelatase, translating into MKTYLQLTRHNGNTALFLAVEMSLISTLRGEPLHIHAEGLRGTGKTTIMRTVKQILPMITRIKGCLYNCDPNRPHCPEHKDLPPEEIRSLGTEQIPMPFLEISHSAKIGTVAGSIDLGKLTNPSKPEAALLPGIIPQAHRGIIFVDEINRLADTSPEITDVLLDVMGTKPGRVQIEETGLPVVEVPVLVSVWAASNPDEEPGPLAEIRRQLSDRFDLVIPIGRPSTPEEVMDILATNEAIRGADRELSQQEKKHLEKIQKDLESIALQSELTMPEYLISFLANIYINFNIESLRALEAIRQAALLHCALRRRNQVMISDIMAVLPLALHHRVSPATLTEIMNTINSRMAGSEKKTAPAGNSSTGNNTRFTQFFNRNQGKQPDSDELQRGQSSTSEAAPPQKARQLRDLLGKGLIKKESDF; encoded by the coding sequence ATGAAAACCTACCTTCAACTGACGCGGCACAACGGCAACACAGCCCTATTTTTAGCAGTGGAAATGTCGCTCATCTCTACCCTAAGGGGAGAACCGCTGCACATTCATGCCGAGGGGCTGAGGGGAACGGGAAAAACCACGATCATGCGAACTGTAAAACAAATTCTCCCCATGATCACCAGGATTAAGGGTTGCCTTTACAACTGCGATCCCAACCGCCCGCACTGCCCCGAGCACAAGGACCTGCCACCGGAGGAAATCAGGTCCCTGGGCACGGAACAAATACCGATGCCTTTTCTGGAAATCTCCCATTCGGCGAAAATCGGAACGGTTGCCGGGAGCATCGATCTGGGGAAACTCACAAACCCCTCCAAACCGGAGGCGGCGCTTCTTCCCGGGATCATCCCCCAGGCGCACCGGGGCATCATCTTCGTAGATGAAATCAACCGCCTTGCCGACACCTCCCCGGAAATCACCGACGTCCTGCTTGATGTCATGGGAACAAAGCCGGGCCGCGTCCAGATCGAAGAAACAGGTCTTCCTGTTGTAGAAGTTCCGGTGCTGGTCTCCGTCTGGGCTGCCTCCAACCCCGACGAAGAGCCGGGGCCTCTTGCCGAAATCAGAAGGCAGCTGTCGGACCGCTTCGATCTGGTGATCCCCATCGGAAGACCCTCCACCCCTGAAGAGGTAATGGACATTCTGGCCACCAATGAAGCCATCCGGGGCGCCGACCGGGAACTCTCTCAACAGGAAAAAAAGCACCTGGAAAAGATCCAGAAGGACCTTGAAAGCATTGCCCTTCAGAGTGAACTCACAATGCCTGAGTACCTGATCAGTTTTCTGGCCAACATCTACATCAATTTCAACATCGAAAGCCTCAGGGCGCTTGAGGCCATCCGGCAGGCGGCCCTCCTCCACTGCGCCCTGAGAAGGCGGAACCAGGTGATGATCAGCGACATTATGGCCGTTCTCCCCCTCGCCCTCCACCACCGGGTAAGTCCGGCGACGCTTACAGAAATCATGAACACCATAAACAGCCGGATGGCCGGGAGCGAAAAAAAGACGGCGCCCGCCGGAAACAGCAGCACCGGTAACAACACCCGCTTCACGCAGTTTTTTAACAGAAATCAGGGAAAACAGCCGGATTCTGATGAACTGCAGCGGGGTCAAAGTTCAACCTCCGAGGCGGCCCCACCCCAGAAAGCCCGCCAGCTTCGGGATCTGCTTGGAAAAGGTCTGATTAAAAAAGAGTCTGATTTCTGA
- a CDS encoding glutamate--tRNA ligase: protein MNEIRVRFAPSPTGSLHIGGARTALFNWLYARGNGGRFIIRIDDTDLSRSTSESAREIISALRWLGLDWDEGPEVGGPYGPYFQSERLNLYNEAAQHLLERGLAYYCYCTPEELAARRQQALKEGRAPRYDGRCRELSREDRIRMEKEGRRPVVRLRIPDTGSTVVHDLIWGDVSFAHEVLDDFIIMKSNGIPTYNFATVVDDIGMKITHVLRAEEHLSNTPRQILVFQALEQTPPAFAHLPMILAPDRTKLSKRHGATSVEEFREQGYLPEALLNYLALLGWSPEGEVELLSLTELVSQFSLARVGKTAAIYDIKKLTWMNGHYLNEMDLERVVELAIPFLRRKKLVPEDISEELYQYIFKVVGAVRTRVKTLEEVAEASEYFFTDDFSYEEKGVRKYFQKPGVAELLETAGRRLAQLDSFDLQSVEEAYRSLSAELGVGTGEIIHPTRLALSGRTMGPGLFDIMVILGREKTLQRLARAVAFIKSQK from the coding sequence ATGAACGAGATCCGGGTGCGTTTTGCCCCAAGTCCCACAGGAAGCCTGCACATCGGAGGTGCCCGGACTGCTCTTTTCAATTGGCTTTACGCCCGTGGCAATGGAGGCCGTTTCATCATTCGAATTGATGATACAGACCTCTCTCGCTCCACCTCGGAATCCGCGCGGGAGATTATTTCTGCCCTCAGGTGGCTGGGGCTTGACTGGGACGAGGGGCCGGAGGTAGGAGGCCCCTACGGACCCTATTTCCAATCTGAACGGCTGAATTTATACAACGAGGCGGCGCAGCATTTACTGGAGCGGGGGTTGGCCTATTACTGCTACTGCACCCCTGAGGAGCTTGCGGCGCGCCGGCAGCAGGCCTTAAAGGAAGGAAGAGCACCCCGTTACGATGGCCGCTGCCGGGAGCTGTCGCGCGAGGACCGCATCAGAATGGAAAAAGAGGGGCGCCGTCCTGTAGTCAGGCTCCGGATTCCCGATACCGGGTCGACAGTGGTGCATGACCTGATCTGGGGGGACGTTTCTTTTGCCCACGAGGTCCTTGATGATTTTATCATCATGAAGTCCAACGGGATTCCCACGTACAATTTTGCAACTGTTGTTGACGACATCGGGATGAAAATCACCCACGTGCTCCGGGCAGAAGAGCATCTTTCCAATACGCCGCGCCAGATTTTGGTCTTTCAGGCACTGGAACAAACCCCCCCTGCTTTTGCCCATCTTCCCATGATTTTGGCCCCCGACCGGACCAAACTGAGCAAGCGGCACGGCGCAACTTCCGTAGAAGAGTTTCGGGAGCAGGGATACCTTCCCGAGGCCCTGCTGAACTATCTTGCCCTGCTGGGTTGGTCGCCGGAGGGAGAAGTCGAACTTCTCTCTCTAACCGAACTGGTCAGCCAGTTTTCCCTCGCGCGGGTAGGGAAGACGGCAGCGATTTACGATATCAAAAAGCTCACCTGGATGAACGGGCATTATTTAAATGAAATGGATTTGGAGCGAGTCGTAGAACTGGCGATTCCGTTTTTGCGGCGGAAGAAACTGGTCCCTGAAGACATTTCTGAGGAACTCTATCAATACATTTTCAAAGTAGTCGGGGCCGTCCGGACGCGGGTCAAAACCCTGGAGGAGGTGGCCGAGGCCTCAGAGTACTTCTTTACCGACGATTTTTCATATGAGGAGAAGGGCGTCAGGAAGTATTTTCAGAAGCCCGGTGTGGCGGAGCTTCTGGAGACTGCCGGACGGCGGCTCGCGCAGCTCGATTCCTTTGATCTGCAGAGCGTTGAGGAAGCCTACCGGAGTCTGAGCGCGGAACTCGGTGTTGGGACGGGGGAGATCATCCACCCGACGCGGCTTGCCCTTTCAGGGCGGACGATGGGGCCCGGCCTCTTCGACATCATGGTAATTTTAGGAAGGGAAAAAACCCTGCAGAGGCTTGCCCGGGCCGTCGCGTTCATAAAAAGCCAGAAGTAG
- a CDS encoding ferrous iron transporter B: MAARVLALYDEAVEGALQRIIPLLKGRYHLSKRSVALLLLQGDPEIAWLVEKQEEAAEKIKGIVAETQAQYTCPLSYHLALALQNRAEELARRSFHVAAGKQQDRQEWLNKFLINAWTGVPVLLVVLYFGLYKFVGQFGAGTLVGFLEGTVFEQHINPWVDSLVVAFIPWPELRALLAQDYGVITLGLRYAIALILPIVSTFFFFFAFIEDSGYLPRLALLVDRIFKPLGLTGRAVIPMVLGFGCDTMATIVTRTLETVRERVISTLLLALAVPCSAQLGVILAILAGRPHALLLWAVLVFLAFLLVGYLAAKILPGEEPSFYMELPPLRWPQLGNVLRKTWTRLQWYFLEVLPMFIFVSVLIWLGNLAGLFPLLIRALSLPVRWLGLPPEAAQVFLFGFFRRDYGAAGLYDIYQAGLLDGVQLVTAAVTLTLFVPCIAQFLVMARERGWKTALAIALFIFPFAFLVGFLLHYFLVSLGVRL, translated from the coding sequence GTGGCTGCCCGGGTCCTTGCCCTCTATGATGAAGCCGTTGAGGGCGCGCTTCAGCGCATCATTCCTTTACTTAAAGGGCGTTACCACCTGTCAAAGAGGTCGGTTGCCCTCCTGCTTTTGCAGGGAGATCCTGAGATTGCCTGGTTGGTGGAGAAACAGGAGGAGGCAGCCGAAAAGATCAAGGGCATTGTGGCCGAAACGCAAGCTCAATATACGTGCCCTTTAAGTTACCACCTGGCCCTGGCGCTTCAGAACCGGGCAGAAGAGCTTGCAAGGCGCTCCTTTCATGTCGCTGCCGGAAAGCAGCAGGATCGGCAGGAATGGTTGAACAAATTTTTAATTAACGCCTGGACGGGGGTTCCCGTTCTCCTGGTTGTGCTCTATTTCGGCCTTTATAAATTCGTGGGCCAGTTCGGTGCGGGTACGCTGGTCGGATTTCTCGAAGGAACGGTTTTTGAACAGCACATCAATCCCTGGGTTGACAGCCTCGTTGTTGCCTTTATCCCCTGGCCGGAACTCCGCGCTTTGCTTGCCCAGGATTACGGAGTCATCACCCTGGGGCTGCGTTACGCCATTGCCCTCATCCTGCCCATTGTATCCACCTTCTTCTTTTTCTTTGCCTTCATTGAGGACAGCGGTTATCTCCCCCGGCTCGCCCTGCTGGTGGACCGCATTTTCAAACCGCTCGGTCTCACCGGTCGCGCGGTTATTCCCATGGTCCTGGGTTTTGGCTGTGACACCATGGCCACCATTGTCACGCGGACTTTGGAGACGGTCCGGGAACGGGTCATCTCTACACTTTTGCTGGCCCTGGCGGTTCCCTGTTCCGCCCAACTCGGAGTAATCCTGGCGATTTTGGCCGGGCGACCCCACGCCTTGCTCCTGTGGGCCGTTTTGGTTTTCCTCGCTTTCCTGCTTGTGGGCTATCTGGCGGCAAAAATATTGCCGGGCGAGGAGCCCAGCTTTTACATGGAGCTTCCTCCTTTGCGGTGGCCGCAGCTGGGAAATGTTCTGAGAAAAACCTGGACGCGCCTGCAGTGGTATTTTCTTGAGGTGCTCCCAATGTTCATTTTCGTGAGTGTCCTGATCTGGCTGGGCAATCTTGCAGGCCTTTTTCCGCTCCTGATTCGCGCCTTAAGCCTTCCCGTCCGCTGGCTGGGGCTTCCTCCCGAGGCGGCCCAGGTCTTTTTATTCGGCTTTTTCCGGAGAGATTACGGGGCGGCCGGCCTCTACGACATCTACCAGGCTGGCTTGCTTGACGGGGTGCAGCTGGTTACAGCGGCTGTAACCCTTACCCTTTTTGTTCCTTGCATTGCCCAGTTCTTAGTCATGGCCAGGGAACGGGGATGGAAAACCGCCCTGGCCATCGCCCTGTTTATTTTCCCCTTTGCCTTTCTGGTAGGATTCCTCCTCCATTACTTTCTGGTTAGTCTGGGGGTTCGGCTGTGA
- a CDS encoding VWA domain-containing protein — translation MSHQPPLLEKLTPQQLNALGAQIAANLKKKQGFRLGESTVISNYDHRPNPHDPGEIRILVNRDAGQVLARLPEPDQAVHVDVFHEPACIQIRPLSLELARTLRAYLAFRGGQASSLADAQIQLYAERIYLETGAGAGNLLELLALPEEPLPRRGKVRNHVHLLLKSLSPEDITLIPCLVDTIEVELTRQGVEIRKVENILHVEKKDRQPPRYFLGLEPGQHRLWHLATTLSTILSSPEDAVEFLRAFQPGLFRRKESFASLRNKHGSLRELIIALAEAGLIKRGWFADTLTREGKELLEFILQHQKELESQLRKILRSVPVPRGRYQTVRNFHFKSRQKQYTYISKTTTHMKDTWLGSIAVPETLIQAAKNKLLQRRQTFTVAREDIKVHEQEVSKPVDICLVIDGSASMAGPKMKAVWHLAEHLLLTTRDKVAVVVFQQRQARVVVPFTRNYTRLKLGLRSIHPQGMTPLADGLVEALRLVKNRHVRNPLLVLITDGIPTFGKWTLNPQQDALKAAQMLPEARAKLICIGVAPNREFLEELARQARGNVYIVENLEDQATLIEIVLKEKKSHAQL, via the coding sequence ATGTCCCATCAACCTCCTCTTCTGGAAAAACTGACACCTCAGCAGCTGAACGCTTTAGGAGCACAAATTGCTGCAAATTTAAAAAAGAAGCAGGGATTCAGGCTCGGGGAATCCACGGTTATCAGCAATTACGACCACCGCCCCAACCCCCACGACCCGGGCGAAATCCGGATTCTTGTAAACCGCGACGCGGGCCAGGTGCTGGCCCGGCTCCCGGAGCCGGATCAGGCGGTTCATGTTGATGTTTTTCATGAACCCGCCTGCATCCAAATTCGACCGCTTTCCCTCGAGCTGGCCCGCACCCTGCGGGCCTACCTGGCCTTCCGCGGAGGCCAAGCAAGCTCCCTGGCGGATGCCCAGATCCAGCTGTACGCGGAGAGAATTTACCTTGAAACCGGGGCGGGAGCAGGAAATCTCCTGGAATTGCTGGCCCTCCCGGAGGAGCCCCTCCCCCGCCGGGGAAAGGTTCGGAATCACGTGCACCTTTTGCTCAAAAGCCTCTCCCCGGAGGACATCACCCTCATCCCCTGCCTCGTAGATACCATTGAAGTAGAACTCACCCGCCAGGGGGTTGAAATCAGGAAGGTAGAAAACATTCTGCACGTGGAGAAAAAGGACCGGCAGCCGCCGCGTTACTTCCTCGGGCTCGAACCGGGGCAGCACAGGCTCTGGCACCTTGCAACCACCCTTTCCACAATTTTAAGCAGTCCGGAGGACGCGGTCGAATTCTTGCGCGCTTTTCAGCCGGGGCTCTTCCGCCGGAAGGAGTCCTTTGCCAGCCTCCGCAACAAGCATGGGAGTTTGCGGGAATTAATCATCGCTCTGGCAGAGGCCGGTCTGATCAAGAGGGGATGGTTTGCGGATACCTTAACCAGGGAGGGAAAAGAGCTGCTGGAGTTCATCCTCCAGCACCAAAAGGAACTGGAATCTCAATTAAGAAAAATCCTCAGATCTGTGCCTGTTCCGCGCGGCCGCTACCAGACAGTCCGAAACTTTCATTTTAAAAGCAGGCAGAAACAATATACCTACATCAGCAAAACAACCACCCACATGAAAGACACCTGGTTGGGCAGCATCGCCGTACCAGAAACCCTGATCCAGGCGGCAAAGAACAAACTGCTCCAACGGCGCCAGACCTTTACCGTTGCCAGGGAGGACATCAAGGTCCACGAACAGGAGGTGTCAAAACCGGTTGACATCTGCCTGGTCATTGACGGAAGTGCAAGCATGGCGGGGCCGAAAATGAAAGCGGTCTGGCACCTTGCGGAGCACCTTCTGCTCACGACGCGGGATAAGGTGGCGGTGGTTGTTTTTCAGCAGCGGCAGGCGCGGGTGGTTGTTCCCTTTACGAGAAACTACACACGCCTGAAGCTGGGCCTCCGCTCGATCCATCCCCAGGGAATGACACCGCTCGCCGACGGGCTGGTCGAGGCCCTCAGGCTGGTTAAAAACCGCCATGTGCGCAACCCTCTGCTTGTCCTGATTACCGACGGCATCCCCACATTTGGAAAATGGACCCTCAACCCCCAGCAGGATGCCCTGAAAGCGGCCCAAATGCTTCCGGAGGCGCGGGCCAAATTGATCTGTATTGGTGTGGCACCGAACCGGGAATTTTTAGAGGAACTTGCCCGCCAGGCGCGGGGCAATGTTTATATTGTGGAAAACCTGGAGGACCAGGCTACCCTGATCGAGATCGTCCTGAAAGAGAAAAAATCCCACGCTCAGCTGTAG
- a CDS encoding PIG-L family deacetylase, with translation MLRAFFVIFTVALSFAFPVAYAGEGSVSRPAFLTLHDPGRRVLVIAPHPDDETFAAGGVIQRAVKNHSAVRVVIVTNGSSFVRAAQLLTKKTKLDPADFLYLGRVRQKESLEALKILGVKRSQVSFLGYPDRALSGFWIQAGGDGEKLAADLWGLFEDFKPTDVYYPFAGDEHPDHRAVSTFVKYVLLSHPWPVREHQYLIHYQKNRWPPFSGLSRFVALTPPSDLQKKGLIWEVFPLRQEEIRRKALAINKYPTQLRAVRGRYLTFIRTNELFVVPAPGCPVNIPGPRFSAGCREKI, from the coding sequence TTGCTTCGAGCCTTTTTCGTTATTTTTACAGTTGCCCTCAGCTTCGCTTTTCCGGTCGCCTATGCCGGGGAAGGGAGTGTTTCCCGTCCGGCTTTTCTTACCCTGCACGATCCCGGCCGGAGGGTTTTAGTCATTGCTCCCCATCCTGATGACGAAACCTTTGCGGCCGGCGGAGTGATCCAGAGAGCGGTTAAAAATCACAGCGCCGTTAGAGTTGTAATTGTTACCAATGGGAGCAGTTTTGTCCGGGCCGCCCAGCTGTTAACCAAAAAAACGAAATTGGATCCCGCTGATTTTTTGTATTTGGGAAGAGTGCGGCAGAAAGAATCCCTCGAAGCCCTCAAAATACTTGGTGTCAAGAGAAGCCAGGTTAGCTTTCTCGGGTACCCCGACCGGGCTCTTTCCGGTTTCTGGATTCAGGCTGGAGGGGATGGAGAGAAGCTGGCTGCCGATCTGTGGGGTTTGTTTGAAGATTTTAAGCCAACGGATGTCTATTACCCTTTTGCGGGGGATGAACATCCCGACCACCGGGCGGTAAGCACTTTTGTAAAATATGTTCTTCTTTCTCACCCCTGGCCGGTGCGGGAGCATCAGTACCTGATCCACTACCAGAAAAACAGGTGGCCGCCCTTTTCTGGATTATCCCGTTTTGTTGCCCTGACACCCCCGTCTGATCTCCAGAAAAAGGGTTTGATTTGGGAGGTATTTCCGCTGAGGCAGGAGGAGATCAGGAGAAAAGCCCTGGCGATAAACAAGTACCCCACCCAGCTCCGGGCCGTTCGGGGCCGGTATCTTACCTTTATCCGAACCAACGAACTTTTCGTTGTTCCCGCTCCGGGCTGCCCGGTAAACATCCCCGGGCCCCGGTTCAGCGCCGGGTGTCGGGAAAAAATTTAA
- a CDS encoding ferrous iron transport protein A yields the protein MAVPVDRLSDLPSLADLAVGEEARVVEIDYRDAQQLRRLLVLGILPGARVVLLQRFPVYVLQVGWTKIALDRRLARAVWVSRSPRDLYS from the coding sequence ATGGCTGTTCCGGTAGATCGCCTCTCCGATCTTCCCTCCCTGGCCGACCTTGCGGTGGGTGAGGAGGCGCGGGTGGTAGAGATTGACTATCGGGATGCCCAGCAGCTTCGCAGGCTGCTGGTGTTGGGAATTTTGCCGGGCGCAAGGGTTGTTTTACTCCAGCGTTTTCCTGTTTATGTGCTTCAGGTTGGCTGGACGAAGATCGCCCTCGACCGGCGCCTCGCCCGGGCGGTCTGGGTTTCCCGGAGCCCCCGTGACCTCTACAGCTGA
- a CDS encoding rhomboid family intramembrane serine protease, translating to MIPLRDSTRSRRFPYVNVALIALNILVFFKEITLAEPELNRFFYAYGVIPARVEALLSAGAPLLPLVLPFITAMFLHGNWLHIIGNMLYLWVFGDNVEDRLGHLPYLVFYLLVGMLGSIAHIIANPGSQVPIIGASGAIAGVLGAYFLTFPHARILTLVPLFFFITIIEVPALFFLLFWFIIQLLNGFSAAGLNANPVAWWAHVGGFLAGAVLIKFFPDTRR from the coding sequence ATGATCCCTCTGCGCGACAGCACCCGCTCCCGGCGTTTTCCATACGTGAACGTGGCTCTCATAGCTTTAAATATCCTGGTTTTTTTTAAAGAAATTACTCTTGCCGAGCCGGAACTCAACCGCTTCTTTTACGCTTACGGAGTTATTCCCGCAAGAGTGGAGGCCCTTTTGTCTGCAGGGGCCCCTCTTTTACCGCTCGTCCTCCCCTTCATAACGGCCATGTTTCTCCACGGCAACTGGCTCCACATCATCGGAAATATGCTGTACCTGTGGGTTTTTGGAGATAATGTCGAAGATCGGCTGGGGCACCTCCCTTACCTTGTTTTCTACCTCCTGGTGGGGATGCTCGGCAGCATCGCCCACATTATTGCCAATCCCGGTTCTCAGGTCCCCATCATCGGCGCAAGCGGGGCAATTGCCGGGGTCCTGGGCGCGTATTTTCTCACCTTCCCCCACGCCCGGATCCTGACCCTTGTTCCCCTTTTCTTCTTTATCACAATCATCGAGGTGCCTGCTCTCTTCTTTCTCCTCTTCTGGTTCATTATTCAACTTCTGAACGGCTTCAGTGCAGCCGGCCTAAACGCAAACCCGGTCGCCTGGTGGGCCCATGTCGGCGGGTTTCTTGCCGGAGCGGTATTAATTAAATTTTTTCCCGACACCCGGCGCTGA
- a CDS encoding helix-turn-helix domain-containing protein, with the protein MEKDQGFRGPPWGRQPSLEAVAEEVGVDFDAFLAFLKKGATDSEMAAEFGVSPRTIHLLRNRFERFGIDSIMGQD; encoded by the coding sequence ATGGAAAAGGATCAGGGTTTTCGCGGACCCCCCTGGGGCCGGCAGCCGAGTTTGGAGGCCGTGGCGGAAGAGGTCGGGGTCGATTTTGATGCCTTTCTCGCCTTTCTCAAAAAAGGAGCGACCGATAGCGAGATGGCAGCGGAATTCGGGGTTTCTCCCCGGACGATCCATCTTTTGCGAAATCGTTTTGAAAGGTTTGGGATTGATTCGATTATGGGTCAGGACTGA